One genomic window of Anguilla anguilla isolate fAngAng1 chromosome 13, fAngAng1.pri, whole genome shotgun sequence includes the following:
- the LOC118211348 gene encoding cytidine deaminase-like encodes MGDIQIIVGEKDATRVPPYSSQEGIDELIRKSLEAKEFAYCPYSKFRVGAALLTHDGTVFTGCNVENACYNLGICAERTAISKAVSEGFRTFKAIAISSDLNEQFISPCGGCRQFMREFGTQWEVFLSKPDGSYVEMSVEELLPVSFGPEDLKSKKLFAMQNDY; translated from the exons ATGGGAGACATCCAGATCATCGTCGGAGAGAAAGATGCGACGAGGGTCCCGCCGTACTCATCGCAGGAAGGGATTGACGAACTGATCAGAAAATCACTTGAGGCCAAAGAGTTCGCTTACTGTCCCTACAGCAAATTCAGGGTTGGTGCAGCTTTGCTGACCCACGACGGGACAGTTTTCACAG GTTGCAATGTGGAAAATGCCTGCTACAACCTGGGCATTTGTGCTGAGAGGACTGCTATTTCAAAAGCTGTTTCAGAAGGATTCCGGACATTCAAGGCTATAGCTATCTCAAG TGATCTAAATGAACAGTTCATATCTCCTTGTGGTGGTTGCAGACAGTTCATGAGAGAG TTTGGCACCCAGTGGGAGGTCTTCCTGTCCAAGCCAGACGGATCCTACGTGGAGATGAGCGTGGAGGAGCTGCTGCCCGTCTCCTTCGGCCCAGAAGACTTGAAGAGTAAAAAACTGTTCGCCATGCAGAATGACTATTGA
- the LOC118211592 gene encoding trypsin-3-like has translation MGQLFQPGVLLLVILATRETFEQRIIGGQVVEPYSIKYQASIQYNNQHYCGGTLISTQWVLSAAHCWRPNYLIKVVLSEHSFSRNEGFEQEFLVSKIFVKTGYNYRTFDNDIMLLKLSHPAILNVNIQPALLPNSSSPELPAGTTCTVSGWGVTQIYSYYLSPELRAVDVQVIDHCWYYYYWRITDNMLCAGSPFGGKDSCQGDSGGPLICKGYLEGIVSWGISCANPYFPGVYTKVRNYVDWIEGVMKAY, from the exons ATGGGCCAGCTATTTCAACCTGGGGTGCTGCTCCTTGTGATCCTCGCAACAAGAG AGACCTTTGAACAGAGAATCATTGGGGGCCAAGTGGTTGAGCCATATTCCATCAAGTACCAGGCGTCCATCCAGTACAATAATCAACATTATTGTGGTGGAACCCTCATCAGTACTCAGTGGGTTTTATCTGCTGCCCACTGCTGGAGACC GAACTATTTGATCAAAGTGGTTTTGAGCGAGCACAGCTTCTCTAGGAACGAGGGGTTTGAGCAGGAGTTCCTGGTGTCCAAGATCTTTGTCAAAACGGGCTACAACTACAGGACCTTCGATAATGACATCATGCTCCTCAAA CTCAGCCACCCAGCCATACTCAATGTCAACATCCAGCCGGCCCTCCTGCCCAACTCCTCCAGCCCCGAGCTGCCGGCGGGGACCACCTGCACGGTCAGCGGCTGGGGGGTGACCCAGATCTACAGCTACTACCTGTCCCCGGAGCTGCGGGCCGTGGACGTGCAGGTCATAGACCACTGctggtactactactactggAGGATCACCGACAACATGCTGTGCGCCGGCTCCCCCTTCGGGGGCAAAGACTCCTGTCAG GGCGACTCTGGGGGTCCTCTTATCTGCAAAGGCTATTTGGAGGGCATCGTCTCGTGGGGGATCAGCTGTGCCAACCCCTACTTCCCGGGCGTGTACACCAAAGTGAGAAACTACGTCGACTGGATCGAGGGGGTCATGAAAGCCTACTGA